The Methylacidimicrobium sp. B4 genome contains a region encoding:
- a CDS encoding cytochrome c encodes MAGASGFRLFAALSLLLFLGAPSLPAKSGRALFLENCSVCHGSRGEGLDSIPPLRNSPWVTGDPDRLIHIVLNGYAGRIRVGEEEYRGRMPSWRTRLDDDQVASLLSYLRSEWGGEEITAEAVAAVRQKTKGEPTTGAFSGCMGGRGGMGHGHRQGMGCGMGGCGGGR; translated from the coding sequence ATGGCCGGCGCTTCCGGTTTCCGGCTCTTTGCCGCTCTTTCCCTGCTCCTTTTCCTCGGGGCTCCCTCCCTCCCTGCCAAGAGCGGGCGCGCCCTCTTCCTCGAGAACTGCTCGGTCTGCCACGGGTCCCGCGGAGAAGGGCTCGATTCCATCCCGCCTTTACGGAACTCTCCCTGGGTGACGGGCGATCCGGATCGGCTCATTCACATCGTCTTGAACGGCTACGCCGGGAGGATCCGCGTCGGGGAGGAGGAGTACCGGGGCCGGATGCCCTCCTGGAGAACGAGGCTCGATGACGATCAGGTGGCTTCCCTCCTCTCCTATCTGCGCTCCGAATGGGGGGGAGAGGAGATCACCGCCGAAGCGGTCGCGGCCGTTCGCCAGAAGACCAAGGGCGAGCCGACCACGGGAGCCTTTTCCGGCTGCATGGGAGGTCGAGGCGGGATGGGGCACGGACATCGCCAGGGAATGGGATGCGGGATGGGAGGCTGCGGCGGCGGGAGATGA